The nucleotide window TGGCCGCCGGGTACGCCGCCGAGCGGCTGACCCGCCGTTCCCCGTTGGCCGCCACCGCGCTGGGCGCCGTGGTGACCTGGTCGGTGCTGGGCGGTACGTCGCTGGGGCGGGAGGCCCGGGCGGTGGCCGCGGCGCTGGCGGACGGGGACCTGACGGCGGCCCGGGAACGGCTGCCGCACCTGTGCGGCCGGGATCCGCAGGCGCTGGACGGGCCGCAGATCGCCCGTGCCGTGGTCGAGTCGGTGGCCGAGAACACCTCCGACGCGGTGGTCGGCGCGCTGGTGTGGGGGGCGATCGGCGGGGTGCCGGGGCTCGCCGCCTTCCGGGCGGTCAACACGCTGGACGCGATGGTGGGTCACCGTTCGCCGCGTTACCGGCGGTTCGGCTGGGCGGCGGCCCGGCTCGACGACGTGCTGGGGTGGCCGGGCGCCCGGCTGACCGCGTTGCTGGCGACCGTGGCCGGACCCGATCCGCGCGGCGCCTGGCGGGTGTGGCGGGACGACGGACGGCGCCACCCGAGCCCCAACGCGGGGCCGGTGGAGGCGTCGTTCGCGGGCGCGTTGGGCGTCCGGCTGGGCGGCACGCTGTCGTACGGCGGGCGGGTGGAGCACCGGCCGGTGCTGGGCGCGGCCGGGCGGCCGGTCGAGGTGGCCGATGTGGAGCGCGCGGTGCGGCTGTCGCGCCGGGTGGGGTTGCTGGCGCTGGCGGTCTGCGCCGGTGCGGGGCTGGTGTCGAGGAGGCGTCGGTGACAGGCGGACTGCTGGTGGCCGGGACCACCTCGGACGCGGGCAAGAGCGTGGTGACCGCCGGGATCTGCCGGTGGCTGGTGCGGCGGGGTGTGCGGGTGGCGCCGTTCAAGGCGCAGAACATGTCGCTCAACTCCTTCGTCACCCGCGGCGGCGCCGAGATCGGCCGGGCCCAGGCGATGCAGGCGCAGGCCGCGCGGGTGGAGCCGACGGCGCTGATGAACCCGGTGCTGCTCAAGCCGGGCGGGGAGAGCAGCAGCCAGGTGGTGCTGCTGGGCAGGCCGGTGGGTGAGTTGAGCGCACGGGGCTACCATGACGGGCGGCAGCGGGAGTTGCTGGGCACCGTCACCGACTGCCTGGCCGAACTGCGCCGTACCCACGACGTGGTGATCTGCGAGGGGGCCGGCAGCCCGGCCGAGATCAACCTGCGGCGCAGCGACATCGTCAACATGGGGCTGGCGCGGGCCGCGCGGCTGCCGGTGGTGGTGGTCGGCGACATAGACCGCGGCGGGGTCTTCGCCTCGTTCTTCGGCACCACCGCGCTCCTGGACCGCGAGGACCAGGCGCTGATCGCCGGCTACCTGGTCAACAAGTTCCACGGTGACGTGACGCTGCTGGAGCCGGGGCTGGAGAGCCTCCGGAAACTGACGGGCCGTCAGACGCTGGGGGTGCTGCCGTTCCGGCACGGCCTGGGCATCGACGAGGAGGACGGGCTGCGGGTGTCGTTGCGCGGCACCGTGCGCGAGTCGGCCGTGACGCCCCCGTACGGGGAGGACGTGCTGCGGGTCGCGGTGGCCGCGGTGCCGCTGATGTCCAACTTCACCGACGTGGACGCGCTCGCCGCCGAACCCGGGGTCGTGGTGCGCTTCGTGGACCGCCCCGAGGAGCTGGCCGACGCCGACCTGGTGGTGCTGCCCGGCACCCGC belongs to Streptantibioticus cattleyicolor NRRL 8057 = DSM 46488 and includes:
- a CDS encoding cobalamin biosynthesis protein, with the translated sequence MRADRFFAYGAALGYTCDLLAGDPRRAHPVAAFGRAASAAERRLWRDDRGRGALFTAVCAGGVLAAGYAAERLTRRSPLAATALGAVVTWSVLGGTSLGREARAVAAALADGDLTAARERLPHLCGRDPQALDGPQIARAVVESVAENTSDAVVGALVWGAIGGVPGLAAFRAVNTLDAMVGHRSPRYRRFGWAAARLDDVLGWPGARLTALLATVAGPDPRGAWRVWRDDGRRHPSPNAGPVEASFAGALGVRLGGTLSYGGRVEHRPVLGAAGRPVEVADVERAVRLSRRVGLLALAVCAGAGLVSRRRR
- a CDS encoding cobyric acid synthase — its product is MTGGLLVAGTTSDAGKSVVTAGICRWLVRRGVRVAPFKAQNMSLNSFVTRGGAEIGRAQAMQAQAARVEPTALMNPVLLKPGGESSSQVVLLGRPVGELSARGYHDGRQRELLGTVTDCLAELRRTHDVVICEGAGSPAEINLRRSDIVNMGLARAARLPVVVVGDIDRGGVFASFFGTTALLDREDQALIAGYLVNKFHGDVTLLEPGLESLRKLTGRQTLGVLPFRHGLGIDEEDGLRVSLRGTVRESAVTPPYGEDVLRVAVAAVPLMSNFTDVDALAAEPGVVVRFVDRPEELADADLVVLPGTRGTVRALAWLRERGLADAVVRRAAEGRPVLGICGGFQMLGEVVEDDVESRAGTVEALGVLPVRVRFAAEKTLARPSGKEFGEPVEGYEIHHGVAEVRGGDEAFLDGCRVGAVWGTHWHGSLESDGFRRAFLRRVAKAAGRRFVPAPDTSFGALREEQLDRLGDLIEEHADTAALLRLIEDGVPAGLPFLPPGAP